One Owenweeksia hongkongensis DSM 17368 genomic region harbors:
- a CDS encoding AsmA family protein yields the protein MKRLFQVLGTLILLVVAAAIILPIVFKDEIIARAKEEMNKNLTATVDFKDINISLFRSFPNFALTLEETTVDGKGIFEGTRLAEIGSFNVDLNLYSVISGNTYEIEGIQIKDATVHVVVDTSGAANYDIVKASEEEEEEVEETTEESSSFKLNLKGYELENFNLIYDDRPGAMAVHIKNLNHTGSGDFTEVVVNLTTKTTIDALTFDYEGVAYLSKTKVDADINVAFDQEAFKITFQENKVALNDLALKFDGWVLMPEDDIDMDLSFEAPDNNFKSVLSLIPAVYAEDFASVKTTGDFNLKGMAKGKYSDDPETYPTFDLVFNINNATFRYPDLPAGVDGINVKAHIFNKTSDLDGMVIDVPTASAVVAGSPINASLNLKTPMSDPQIAMFVKTDFDLANVAKVVPASGFDYSGRVKADLDLATRMSDIDNERYENVKAEGNLLIEGMTLRSDSLPYDVALSKMEMAFSPQYVDLKAFDSKIGKSDIAANGRIDNLLGYALEDQTLKANFNITSNLLDLNELSGPSEEGAEETTTETTDAESALEVIRLPQNVDATLTASLQKVIYDNLEIERVNGTIALKEGAASMTNVNMEMLGGGMQLDGVYDSKPAAPEVDFKMNIKNFSFKESFEKFITVQKMAPIMENTTGTYGTELNFASKLNPDMSPDLATVTAAGKLVANNMTTSPEAMKKLADMLKNDKLSTLDLGNVNLSYKIQDGRVSVDPFDIKAGDVTAKVSGSNGLDQTLDYTMDMKIPTSGIKANALLEQFGATSGGKLDLKVLIGGTVQDPKVTTDLGNLAGNVIDNLKDQAKEKVEEVKKEAIDKANAEAQKLIDEAEKKGDELIAKAQEAGDKLKAIAKKQADNIRAEGKKNAQKARDEGKGNPLKKLAADKAGDEIEKKANEAAKKVEDEANKQANSLLNEAKKQKEELVKNAREEAKIEGGN from the coding sequence ATGAAAAGACTATTTCAAGTACTCGGAACCCTGATTTTACTGGTGGTGGCTGCGGCCATTATCCTTCCTATTGTTTTTAAAGATGAAATAATAGCGAGGGCCAAGGAGGAGATGAACAAGAATCTCACGGCTACCGTAGATTTCAAAGACATTAACATCAGTCTATTTCGATCCTTCCCCAATTTTGCGCTTACGCTGGAAGAAACCACAGTGGATGGTAAAGGGATTTTTGAAGGAACACGTTTGGCAGAGATCGGAAGCTTTAATGTAGATCTGAATCTATACAGTGTGATTTCTGGAAACACGTACGAAATTGAAGGTATTCAGATAAAAGACGCTACGGTGCATGTGGTGGTAGATACCAGTGGTGCTGCAAACTATGATATTGTGAAAGCCAGCGAAGAAGAAGAGGAGGAAGTAGAAGAAACTACTGAAGAGTCTTCCAGCTTTAAGCTGAATCTGAAAGGGTATGAGTTGGAAAACTTCAACCTTATTTATGATGATCGCCCTGGTGCGATGGCTGTTCATATCAAAAACCTAAACCATACAGGCTCTGGTGATTTTACGGAAGTAGTGGTAAATCTTACTACCAAAACCACTATTGATGCTTTGACCTTTGATTATGAAGGTGTTGCTTATTTGAGCAAAACAAAGGTGGATGCTGACATTAATGTGGCGTTTGATCAGGAGGCTTTCAAAATTACTTTTCAGGAAAACAAGGTTGCCCTTAATGACCTAGCTTTAAAATTTGACGGTTGGGTATTGATGCCGGAAGACGATATTGATATGGATCTTTCGTTTGAAGCTCCTGATAATAATTTCAAAAGTGTGCTTTCGCTAATTCCTGCGGTGTATGCCGAAGATTTTGCCAGTGTAAAAACAACGGGTGATTTTAACCTAAAAGGAATGGCCAAAGGAAAATACAGCGATGACCCTGAAACCTACCCAACTTTTGATTTGGTTTTCAACATCAACAATGCAACTTTCCGTTATCCTGATTTGCCGGCAGGGGTGGATGGTATAAATGTAAAAGCGCACATCTTCAACAAAACATCTGATCTTGACGGCATGGTGATAGACGTGCCTACCGCCAGTGCTGTGGTAGCCGGAAGTCCTATTAACGCAAGTTTGAACTTAAAAACACCAATGTCAGATCCGCAAATTGCCATGTTTGTAAAAACGGATTTTGACCTGGCTAATGTTGCCAAAGTGGTTCCTGCTTCAGGTTTTGATTATAGTGGCCGTGTAAAAGCTGATTTGGATTTGGCTACGCGTATGTCGGACATTGATAATGAGCGCTACGAAAACGTAAAAGCCGAGGGAAATCTTTTGATTGAAGGAATGACTCTGAGAAGTGATAGCCTTCCTTATGATGTGGCATTGAGCAAAATGGAAATGGCCTTTAGTCCGCAATATGTAGATCTCAAAGCCTTTGATTCTAAAATAGGGAAGTCTGATATAGCGGCCAATGGTCGTATTGACAACCTTTTGGGCTACGCTTTGGAAGATCAAACCTTGAAAGCCAATTTCAATATTACTTCTAACCTATTGGATTTGAATGAGCTTTCTGGCCCAAGTGAAGAAGGAGCAGAGGAAACAACCACTGAAACTACCGATGCTGAAAGTGCTTTGGAAGTTATTCGCTTGCCGCAAAATGTGGATGCTACGCTTACGGCAAGCTTGCAAAAGGTGATTTATGACAATCTGGAAATAGAGCGTGTGAATGGAACAATTGCCTTGAAGGAAGGCGCAGCTTCGATGACAAACGTGAATATGGAAATGCTGGGCGGAGGGATGCAGCTGGATGGTGTTTACGATAGTAAACCTGCAGCTCCAGAGGTAGACTTTAAAATGAATATCAAAAACTTCAGCTTTAAGGAAAGTTTTGAAAAATTCATTACCGTTCAAAAAATGGCGCCTATTATGGAAAATACAACGGGAACTTATGGTACAGAGCTGAATTTTGCATCAAAGCTAAACCCTGATATGAGCCCGGATTTAGCAACTGTGACTGCTGCTGGTAAGTTGGTAGCTAATAATATGACTACTTCGCCTGAAGCCATGAAAAAGCTTGCGGACATGCTAAAGAATGATAAGCTATCTACTTTGGATTTGGGAAATGTAAACCTCAGCTACAAGATTCAGGATGGCCGTGTAAGCGTTGATCCTTTTGATATTAAAGCTGGTGACGTTACTGCAAAGGTGAGTGGTAGCAATGGTTTGGATCAAACACTGGATTATACCATGGATATGAAAATTCCAACTTCGGGGATAAAGGCCAATGCTTTACTTGAGCAATTTGGAGCAACTTCTGGCGGCAAGCTAGATCTGAAAGTGCTAATTGGCGGTACGGTGCAAGATCCAAAAGTAACTACCGATTTGGGCAACCTTGCCGGGAATGTAATTGATAACCTGAAGGATCAAGCCAAAGAAAAGGTAGAAGAAGTGAAAAAAGAAGCTATTGATAAAGCTAATGCTGAAGCGCAAAAGTTGATTGACGAGGCTGAGAAAAAAGGTGATGAATTAATAGCTAAAGCGCAAGAGGCTGGGGATAAACTTAAAGCTATAGCTAAGAAGCAAGCTGATAATATAAGAGCTGAAGGAAAGAAGAACGCTCAAAAAGCCCGTGATGAAGGAAAAGGTAATCCTCTTAAAAAATTAGCAGCAGATAAGGCTGGCGATGAAATAGAGAAGAAAGCCAATGAAGCTGCTAAAAAAGTAGAGGATGAAGCTAACAAGCAAGCTAATTCATTGCTGAATGAAGCCAAGAAGCAAAAAGAAGAATTAGTGAAAAACGCGAGGGAGGAAGCCAAGATTGAGGGAGGTAATTGA
- a CDS encoding ankyrin repeat domain-containing protein — protein MNFWKTIFKKVETAKSSGSIEQPKVERPNGKLTIAKKREFFGMIKNEEFDHLNEISSSLDNYPELANEVVSGLSKGIDGFSSLMLSIRFYNFSVAKLLVKRGADVNYIDSSQFRKNHHPVLFDLIETIRDVVELGNFDAANKALELWDLMDSNGLDYLLKSEVSDGINQSQNCLEAFLRLVGVKYGNRHMVAKADSKVLNSEGVNMIFKLGKEDRDLEKEMYYKEVASRILNNISEEALRDIDANRFRSWSTSILPFYRERGFVDTYALTLVNDIVIQKYGFEINNIKDSSYIKANFDGQIPGVVDCSLDD, from the coding sequence ATGAATTTTTGGAAAACTATATTTAAGAAAGTTGAAACAGCAAAATCTTCTGGTTCAATTGAACAACCAAAAGTTGAAAGGCCAAACGGAAAGTTGACAATCGCAAAAAAGCGGGAATTCTTCGGTATGATAAAGAATGAAGAATTTGACCATTTGAATGAGATTTCAAGTTCTCTTGATAATTACCCTGAATTAGCCAACGAAGTGGTGTCAGGGTTATCAAAAGGTATCGATGGATTTTCTTCTCTGATGCTTTCAATTCGATTCTATAATTTTTCGGTTGCAAAGTTGCTTGTTAAACGAGGCGCTGATGTGAATTACATAGACAGTTCTCAATTCCGAAAAAATCATCATCCCGTTTTATTTGATCTCATTGAAACTATTAGAGATGTGGTTGAGTTAGGAAATTTTGATGCAGCAAATAAGGCCTTGGAGTTGTGGGATTTGATGGACTCTAACGGTCTCGATTATTTGTTGAAGTCGGAAGTAAGTGATGGTATAAATCAATCTCAGAACTGCCTTGAGGCCTTTCTAAGACTTGTTGGAGTGAAATACGGGAATCGACATATGGTGGCAAAGGCAGACTCTAAAGTGTTAAACTCCGAGGGAGTTAACATGATTTTTAAACTTGGAAAAGAGGATAGGGATTTGGAGAAAGAGATGTATTACAAAGAAGTTGCCTCCCGTATTTTAAACAATATTAGTGAAGAAGCCTTGCGTGATATTGACGCAAATAGATTTCGTTCTTGGTCAACATCAATACTGCCTTTTTATAGAGAACGTGGTTTTGTGGATACTTATGCTTTAACTCTAGTTAATGACATCGTCATTCAGAAATATGGTTTTGAAATTAATAACATTAAAGATAGCAGTTACATAAAGGCAAACTTTGACGGTCAAATTCCTGGCGTTGTTGATTGTTCTTTAGATGATTGA
- a CDS encoding OmpA family protein, translating into MKNLLVFTISILIGYSTYAQPELGECDQEVEEIAASQLPKALKNWKAKNYRETERYLKKAVSLDPEYADALYLLGDFYIKQRQIDKAEPLWLKLLEVCPNYKAEVKYFVGVILMENGKRPEAIEMFESFLSDPERDRGYDKEVKSALKEAQLMDELLSNPVAFNPTVVQRISTQEDEYLASISPDQQKMFFTRKTKKVNRMDGPAAKVRMVEEFCMAERNGTNGDFEIGAAMPPPFNTSFNEGGPSISADNSEIYFTVCQDLKGYINCDVYFSERDGYGGWTTPKSVGDHINNRDSWESQPTVSANGDVLFFTSNREGGLGGLDLYYCTRKVGEGWSAPKNVGAPVNTRKNEKTPFLHSDSKTLYFSSDGLEGMGAFDIYYSKASNDSLWDEPMNIGYPINTKEDDLGLFVSLDGQTGYFASTKYRAQGGWDVFEFSLPEKARPEEVSLITGTLVDEYDEPIKDATVEVKNLKTKEITKVRVDEQTGTYARVVSAKPDQDVIITVKKKGAAFSSKYVSSKELKGSQVVDAPLVVATLEIGKEYKLNDINFESNSYELDVAAESVIDEFIIFLKDNPELKADIQGHTDNVGNPSANQTLSHNRSKTVYDYVLNHGIDASRVSFHGYGETRPIAPNNTEEGRAKNRRTVFVITSK; encoded by the coding sequence ATGAAAAACCTACTCGTTTTTACAATTTCAATACTTATAGGTTACAGCACCTATGCACAGCCCGAGTTGGGGGAGTGTGATCAAGAGGTAGAGGAAATTGCTGCTAGTCAATTGCCAAAGGCATTGAAAAACTGGAAAGCAAAAAATTACCGAGAGACCGAGCGCTATTTAAAAAAGGCGGTTTCTTTAGATCCTGAATATGCAGATGCATTGTATTTACTTGGTGATTTTTATATCAAACAACGTCAGATTGATAAAGCAGAACCTTTATGGTTAAAGCTTTTGGAAGTGTGCCCAAACTATAAGGCTGAAGTAAAATACTTTGTGGGTGTAATCTTAATGGAAAATGGAAAACGGCCAGAAGCTATTGAAATGTTTGAATCATTTTTATCAGATCCTGAGCGAGATAGAGGTTATGATAAAGAAGTGAAAAGCGCTCTTAAAGAAGCACAGCTTATGGATGAACTATTGAGCAATCCGGTGGCTTTTAACCCAACCGTGGTGCAGCGAATCTCAACCCAGGAGGACGAGTATTTGGCAAGTATTTCTCCGGATCAGCAAAAGATGTTTTTTACCAGAAAGACCAAGAAAGTAAACCGCATGGATGGCCCAGCGGCAAAAGTGCGCATGGTAGAAGAGTTTTGCATGGCAGAGCGAAATGGTACCAATGGAGACTTTGAAATTGGGGCAGCTATGCCACCTCCCTTTAACACGAGCTTTAACGAAGGTGGGCCAAGTATTTCAGCTGATAATTCAGAAATATATTTTACCGTTTGCCAGGATTTGAAGGGCTATATAAACTGTGATGTCTATTTTTCTGAGCGTGATGGTTACGGTGGTTGGACCACTCCAAAGTCCGTAGGTGATCATATTAATAATCGCGATAGCTGGGAGAGTCAACCTACGGTTTCGGCCAATGGTGATGTGCTTTTTTTTACCAGCAATAGAGAAGGAGGACTTGGTGGTCTTGACTTGTATTACTGCACGCGCAAGGTAGGTGAGGGTTGGAGTGCTCCAAAAAATGTTGGCGCGCCAGTGAATACGCGTAAAAACGAAAAAACGCCTTTCCTTCATAGTGATAGCAAAACGCTTTACTTTTCATCTGATGGCCTTGAAGGTATGGGCGCTTTTGATATTTATTATTCCAAAGCATCGAATGATTCTCTGTGGGATGAGCCTATGAATATTGGTTACCCTATAAACACAAAGGAGGATGATTTAGGACTTTTTGTAAGTCTGGATGGACAGACTGGATATTTTGCTTCCACAAAGTACCGTGCACAAGGAGGTTGGGATGTTTTTGAGTTTTCATTGCCGGAAAAGGCGCGCCCTGAAGAGGTAAGCCTGATAACAGGAACTTTGGTAGATGAATATGATGAACCTATCAAGGATGCAACGGTAGAGGTTAAAAACCTTAAGACCAAAGAAATCACTAAGGTGAGGGTGGATGAGCAAACAGGAACTTACGCTCGTGTGGTTTCTGCTAAGCCAGACCAGGACGTGATTATAACTGTAAAAAAGAAAGGAGCAGCTTTTAGTTCAAAATACGTTTCGAGTAAAGAACTTAAAGGAAGTCAGGTTGTAGATGCCCCCCTGGTAGTAGCAACTTTGGAAATTGGAAAGGAGTATAAGTTGAACGATATCAACTTTGAGTCAAACTCTTATGAGCTAGATGTAGCAGCTGAAAGTGTAATTGATGAGTTTATTATTTTCTTAAAAGACAACCCAGAGCTTAAAGCGGACATTCAAGGGCACACCGATAATGTTGGTAATCCTTCGGCAAACCAAACGCTGTCGCATAACCGTTCAAAAACGGTGTATGATTATGTTTTGAATCATGGAATTGACGCCAGCCGTGTGTCTTTCCACGGATATGGTGAAACCCGTCCCATTGCGCCCAATAATACTGAAGAGGGCCGCGCGAAAAACAGACGTACTGTTTTTGTGATTACCTCCAAATAG
- the rplS gene encoding 50S ribosomal protein L19, with the protein MDLLKFVQEEYIERKEFPKFGAGDTITVYYKIVEGAKERVQFFRGVVLQRRGSGATETFTIRKISGNIGVERIFPVNLPTIEKIEMNKKAKVRRARIFYQRERTGKAARIKERRM; encoded by the coding sequence ATGGATTTATTAAAATTTGTACAAGAAGAGTACATTGAAAGAAAAGAATTCCCAAAATTTGGTGCTGGTGATACTATCACTGTGTATTACAAAATTGTGGAAGGTGCAAAAGAGCGTGTTCAGTTTTTCCGTGGTGTAGTATTACAGCGCAGAGGTTCTGGAGCTACTGAAACTTTTACCATTCGTAAGATTTCAGGAAACATCGGTGTAGAAAGAATTTTCCCAGTGAATCTTCCTACCATCGAAAAAATTGAGATGAACAAGAAAGCTAAAGTTCGCAGAGCCCGTATCTTCTACCAAAGAGAACGTACAGGTAAAGCTGCAAGAATTAAAGAAAGGAGAATGTAA
- the trmD gene encoding tRNA (guanosine(37)-N1)-methyltransferase TrmD: MRIDIITLLPKLLESPFADSILKRAIEKGLVEVHIHDLRKYGKGKHKKLDDYQFGGGAGLVMMCEPLFESIEDLKAEREYDEIIYMTPDGEVFNQPMANTLSLKGNIMILCGHYKGIDQRVRDELITKEISIGDFVMSGGELGAAVVSDAIIRLIPGVLNDESSALTDSFQDGLLAPPVYTRPADFRGLKVPEILTSGNFPAIDDWRHEQAMERTRLRRPDLLED, from the coding sequence ATGCGCATCGACATCATTACCCTTTTGCCCAAATTACTTGAAAGCCCTTTTGCTGACTCTATTTTAAAGAGAGCCATTGAAAAAGGATTGGTTGAAGTACATATTCATGATCTAAGGAAATACGGAAAGGGAAAGCATAAAAAATTGGATGATTATCAATTTGGCGGTGGCGCTGGTTTGGTAATGATGTGCGAACCGCTTTTTGAATCTATTGAAGACCTTAAAGCTGAGCGTGAATATGATGAAATCATTTACATGACTCCTGATGGCGAAGTTTTCAATCAGCCTATGGCCAATACACTTTCGCTAAAGGGGAATATCATGATCCTTTGTGGACACTATAAAGGAATAGACCAACGTGTGCGCGATGAGCTGATTACCAAAGAAATTTCTATCGGTGATTTTGTGATGAGTGGTGGTGAGCTTGGAGCAGCAGTAGTTAGTGATGCTATTATCCGTTTAATACCCGGTGTGCTTAATGACGAGTCTTCTGCCCTGACCGATTCTTTTCAGGATGGACTTTTGGCTCCACCCGTGTACACTCGCCCAGCTGATTTTAGAGGATTGAAAGTTCCCGAGATACTCACTTCAGGAAACTTTCCGGCAATAGATGACTGGAGGCATGAGCAAGCCATGGAGCGTACTCGCCTACGCAGGCCAGATTTATTAGAAGATTAG
- the msrB gene encoding peptide-methionine (R)-S-oxide reductase MsrB has translation MNPMKNLLLITMSLFLAWGCNAQTKTEIEDMTEYKVQKTDEQWRKELTPEQYRVLREKGTERPGTGEYNLHFEDGIYKCAACDTPLFESESKFDAHCGWPSFDKAISENSVVEKKDYSFGMVRTEILCGTCGGHLGHVFDDGPTETGMRYCINSASLGFKKEGESEK, from the coding sequence ATGAACCCTATGAAGAATTTACTGTTAATAACAATGAGTCTATTTTTGGCTTGGGGCTGCAATGCTCAAACCAAAACAGAAATCGAAGACATGACGGAATACAAAGTTCAAAAAACGGACGAGCAATGGCGTAAAGAGCTTACGCCCGAGCAATACAGAGTGTTGCGCGAAAAAGGAACTGAACGCCCTGGAACGGGAGAATACAATCTTCACTTTGAAGATGGCATTTATAAATGTGCAGCCTGTGATACACCGCTATTTGAAAGCGAATCAAAGTTTGATGCACATTGCGGGTGGCCAAGTTTTGACAAGGCTATCAGCGAAAATAGTGTGGTGGAAAAGAAAGACTATTCCTTTGGAATGGTAAGAACCGAAATACTTTGCGGAACCTGCGGAGGACATTTAGGTCACGTATTTGACGATGGCCCCACCGAAACAGGCATGCGTTACTGTATAAACTCGGCCTCTTTAGGTTTTAAAAAAGAAGGCGAGTCAGAAAAATAA
- a CDS encoding alpha/beta hydrolase, whose translation MPVRESATEHIMHTGKSEFSLFEWKNDGPKVLLVHGWGGRATQFFRIIEELHKKGYHVFSIEAPAHGTSKQRKTHMLEFVDCVETVQDKFGQFDFAIGHSLGGMAIFNSLLRNLSPHKIVVIGTPVSIRSVVNDFCEKVKATPKVANRIIENIENRYSMKVEDASTDDLASRFDPQGMIIHDTDDQDISVEQAKQLAAKWPNAQLVITQGLGHRKVLMDQKVIDSIIGFLPLN comes from the coding sequence ATGCCCGTAAGAGAAAGTGCAACTGAACACATCATGCACACTGGCAAAAGTGAATTTTCATTATTTGAATGGAAAAACGATGGTCCAAAAGTTCTTTTGGTGCACGGCTGGGGCGGACGAGCCACTCAGTTTTTTAGAATTATAGAAGAGCTTCACAAAAAGGGCTATCACGTATTTTCTATTGAAGCACCGGCCCATGGTACTTCAAAGCAAAGGAAAACGCACATGCTCGAATTTGTAGATTGCGTGGAAACGGTACAAGATAAATTTGGCCAGTTTGACTTCGCTATAGGCCACTCCCTTGGCGGGATGGCAATATTTAACAGTCTGTTAAGAAACCTATCTCCACATAAAATCGTAGTTATTGGTACTCCGGTAAGCATACGCAGTGTGGTAAATGATTTTTGCGAAAAAGTAAAGGCCACACCCAAAGTAGCGAATCGGATAATCGAAAACATCGAAAACCGATACTCTATGAAAGTGGAAGACGCTTCTACGGACGACCTGGCCTCAAGGTTTGATCCGCAAGGAATGATTATTCATGATACTGATGATCAAGACATAAGTGTGGAACAAGCTAAGCAGCTGGCCGCAAAATGGCCTAACGCCCAATTAGTTATTACCCAAGGTTTGGGACACCGAAAAGTACTGATGGATCAAAAAGTGATTGATAGCATTATAGGTTTCTTGCCGCTCAACTAG